TACTCTCCATTAATCCTAACATCAATCCCTATCCAGTTTGGTGCATTTAATACTTTAGCGAAATATTCAGGATAGCCATTTTTCCACCAACCAACACGCGTTTTATCGGGGTAGTAAACCCCTGCAATATAACTTCCTTGAAACGTATGCCCCGTGTATTTCTCTTCAAAATTAGCACGTTGCCCCATTGCACCATTACCCATACTAAATAAACTTTCGGAAGACTTTACACGTTCTTTATCAAAACCTTCTTCTATAATTGACCAAACGTCTGGTTTTATATAATCTTGATTCATTTTTTTAAATTATAATATTTTATTTTAATATAAAAGCATCTAAAACGATGGTCGATTGCACTATTCTATAATTAGTGTATCTAAAAATGAAAGGCTTATTTCTGTAAAATCTTTAAAATTATATTTTGCCTGGTTTAATATTTCGGCATCACCAATACCAATACTAATCATTCCTGCAGCGTTAGCCGCCTCTATTCCCGCTACTGCATCTTCAAAAACAATACAATTGCATGGTTTTACCCCTAATTGTTTTGCAGCAATTAGGAATACTTCAGGATCTGGTTTAGCTTTGGTAACATTATTACCATCCACTAGTACATCAAAATAAGACAATAAGTTTACCTTCTCTAATATTGGCTTTGCATTCTTACTTGCAGAACCTAAGGCAATAGGGATATTTTTATGCTTTAGATAATCCAATACTTTAGGAACA
This genomic stretch from Cellulophaga algicola DSM 14237 harbors:
- the pgmB gene encoding beta-phosphoglucomutase translates to MNTIKTGFIFDLDGVIVDTAKYHYLAWRKLANELGFEFTHEQNELFKGVSRKRCLEILLAIGKIKATQEQFDSWMIEKNVDYLAYIENMDVSEILPDVPKVLDYLKHKNIPIALGSASKNAKPILEKVNLLSYFDVLVDGNNVTKAKPDPEVFLIAAKQLGVKPCNCIVFEDAVAGIEAANAAGMISIGIGDAEILNQAKYNFKDFTEISLSFLDTLIIE